One genomic window of Daphnia pulex isolate KAP4 chromosome 10, ASM2113471v1 includes the following:
- the LOC124204445 gene encoding transmembrane protease serine 11D-like, with amino-acid sequence MLGNQKGSSTVVLLAVVTLLSCCCSPASSFAFLPRVSRTKDAVVIDFAGVGYAPISYGKTLYGQFANPGFVPLPSVYGWPMPFRFPSFISPSAKQIDGEYEEYLDDPLTLKQTAPKCGTGPATMPTTKNFATERVDGGTDAKKGAWPFIVALKTGEDIFCSGTLLSDTKVLLAAQCLEKMSMYELSTVTVLVGFHAADLSDLQMTRRISKVVLHARYNAFTYANDIAIITLDSPVVLSRTVATACLPAASTDADQFVGVDAVILGWGTADGEATGNLKQAKTAISSNDECRADTNFGKYVSASTTCTTTGPAFTCAVDVGGPVVTLPTPGTWTVVAINSYTKDCAAGGLKTQVGSFRTWIDQYM; translated from the exons ATGTTGGGCAATCAAAAAGGTTCATCGACCGTCGTCTTATTGGCGGTCGTGACTctgttgagctgctgctgcagtccGGCGTCCAGTTTCGCATTCCTTCCTCGCGTCTCCCGTACAAAAGATGCCGTCGTCATCGATT TTGCCGGTGTAGGCTATGCTCCCATCTCTTACGGCAAGACGTTGTACGGCCAATTTGCCAATCCTGGATTCGTCCCGCTTCCATCAGTTTACGGATGGCCCATGCCATTCCGTTTTCCTAGCTTCATTTCTCCGTCTGCAAAGCAGATTGATGGCGAATATGAGGAATACCTTGACGATCCGCTGACGCTGAAACAAACAGCACCAAAATGCGGCACTGGACCGGCCACTATGCCCACCACTAAGAACTTTGCGACTGAAAGGGTCGATGGTGGAACCGATGCCAAAAAGGGTGCTTGGCCTTTCATT GTTGCCCTGAAAACCGGCGAAGATATATTTTGCAGCGGAACTTTGTTGAGTGACACTAAAGTCCTACTGGCGGCCCAGTGCCTGGAAAA AATGTCTATGTATGAATTGTCGACTGTGACCGTATTGGTTGGCTTTCATGCAGCTGATCTATCCGACCTCCAAATGACGAGGAGGATCAGCAAAGTGGTTCTTCACGCCCGATACAACGCCTTCACCTAT GCCAATGACATCGCCATCATAACATTGGACTCCCCCGTGGTTTTATCCAGGACTGTTGCCACCGCTTGTTTGCCAGCGGCCAGTACCGATGCCGACCAATTCGTCGGTGTAGATGCTGTTATTTTGGGATGGGGAACGGCTG ACGGAGAAGCCACCGGAAATCTCAAACAAGCCAAGACTGCGATTTCGTCCAACGACGAGTGCAGGGCGGATACGAACTTTGGTAAATATGTTTCGGCCAGCACTACCTGTACCACTACTGGCCCTGCATTCACATGCGCG GTTGACGTCGGCGGCCCAGTGGTCACCCTACCGACACCAGGCACCTGGACCGTAGTCGCAATCAACAGTTACACCAAGG ATTGCGCCGCTGGTGGCCTTAAAACCCAAGTGGGTTCGTTCAGGACCTGGATTGACCAAtacatgtaa